DNA sequence from the Parascardovia denticolens DSM 10105 = JCM 12538 genome:
ATGTCCGCCTCGCCCGGCCGGTCCTCTTTGTTGTAGAAATCCGGGCGGTGGACCAGGAAGACCACATCGGCGTCTTGCTCGATGGACCCGGATTCGCGCAGGTCTGACAGCTGGGGGATCTTGTCCTGCCTCATCTCCGACCCGCGGTTGAGCTGAGAGAGGGCCACCACGGGCACCTCCAGCTCCTTGGCCAGGAGCTTCAGGGCGCGGGAGAACTCGGACACCTCCTGCTGGCGGGACTCGACTTTTTTGCCGGAGCTCATCAGCTGCAGGTAGTCGATGACCACCAGTTTCAGGTCCTCGGTCTGCTTGAGCCGGCGGCATTTGGCCCGAATCTCCATGAGGGACATGTTCGGGGAATCGTCGATGTACAAAGGGGCGTCGTGCAGGCGGTCGAAAGCGGCGTTGAGGGCCCCCCACCTCTCCGGGGTGATTTCGTCCGGCTTACGCAGGGCCCCCAAAGGGATGTTGGTTTCGGCGGCCAGGATGCGTTGGGCCAACTCGGTGGAGTTCATCTCCAAAGAGAAGATGACGGTGGTCAGGCCTTGATGCAAGGCAGCGGAACGGGCGAAGTCCACGCCTAGGGTGGATTTGCCCATGGCCGGGCGGCCGGCGACCACGATCATCTGCCCCGACTGCAGGCCTTGGGTGAGGGAATCGATGTCCCGGAAACCGGTCTTGACCCCTTGCTGGACGTTTCCCTGCTGGATGTCGTCCAACTGTTTGAGGGTCTCGTCGGCCACATCACCGAAAGGCCGGTAATCCTGGCGGACATTGCCCGTCCCCAGCTCGAAGGCCTGGGCTTGGGCCAGGTTGACGATGTCTTCCGCCTCGGACCCGTCCGCCGAGTAGCCCAGCTGGGTGATCTTGGTCCCGGTCTCGATCACATTGCGCAAGATGGCCTGCTCCCGCACGATGTTGGCGTAGAAGGAGGCGTTGGCGGCCGTGGGGACCGACTCCACCAGGCTATGCACGTATTCGGAGCCGCCCACTTTTTCGATCCCCCCGTTGCGGGTCAGCTCGTTCACCGTCATGATGACGTCCGTCGGCTGTGAGGCGCTGTATAGGTCCAGGATGGTGTCGTAGACCATCTGATTCTGCGGCTCGTAGAAATCGTCGGACTTGATCATTTCGCTGACTTCGCCCACGGCTTCCTTGCTCATGAGCATGCCGCCCAGAACGGCTTTTTCCGCCTCGGAATCATGGGGCGGCACACGGTCATAGAGAGAGCGGCCGGTCTGGGTCTGGCCGCCGCCCGCCGGCGCAGAGGAGGCGCCTGAGGCATAAGGATAGGTCTGATTCTGAGGCATATTCCTATTGTAAATGGCACCGGCTATGTGGACGGTGACGCTAAGGAGGCGAGTCTCCCTTGGCCCTGTGGAAAAACACCTGGATAACTTTTTGACTTATCCACATTCTAAGCGTGTCCTTGTGCACGGAAGAAAGACTTATCCACATTTCGTGGATAAGTAAGTGGATAACCTGTGCACGACACGGTTCGACTATGGAGGAAGTGAAAAAGTCGGCGAAAATTTGTCCAGAGTTTTTGCATTCGCATTCAGAGCGAAATCCATAATCAGAGCAAATCCATAAGGGAAACCAAGGAAACCCCTCTCCCCCAAGAAATCTCCTAGGGGAAGACCGAAGGAAAGACCTCCAGGAAGGACCCGCGGCGTA
Encoded proteins:
- the dnaB gene encoding replicative DNA helicase, with the translated sequence MPQNQTYPYASGASSAPAGGGQTQTGRSLYDRVPPHDSEAEKAVLGGMLMSKEAVGEVSEMIKSDDFYEPQNQMVYDTILDLYSASQPTDVIMTVNELTRNGGIEKVGGSEYVHSLVESVPTAANASFYANIVREQAILRNVIETGTKITQLGYSADGSEAEDIVNLAQAQAFELGTGNVRQDYRPFGDVADETLKQLDDIQQGNVQQGVKTGFRDIDSLTQGLQSGQMIVVAGRPAMGKSTLGVDFARSAALHQGLTTVIFSLEMNSTELAQRILAAETNIPLGALRKPDEITPERWGALNAAFDRLHDAPLYIDDSPNMSLMEIRAKCRRLKQTEDLKLVVIDYLQLMSSGKKVESRQQEVSEFSRALKLLAKELEVPVVALSQLNRGSEMRQDKIPQLSDLRESGSIEQDADVVFLVHRPDFYNKEDRPGEADIIMAKHRNGPTDTFHLAFQGATSKFADMPNDYAQGV